TCATTTTTTTCTGGTTTCCCTTGTTTTTAACTGCAATATTGAGTgggatattttttaaattttttgaagaGAATGGATGAATTGGAAGATGCAAAGGAAACACCTGAAGAAATGGCCTCTAATTTTACGTGTGCTATGTTTGAAACGTCTCAAGCTGTTCTCAAAGGTGCAAGGCACATGGTATGCATGTTCTCTTGATTTTGAATCGTAAATGTACTTTCAGTGATTTTCACAGGTCTTATTAAAGTTTGCTATCTTGCACTACTCTCCAGGCAGCTGTTGAGATTAGCTGTGAACCATGTGTCCGGAGGCACGTCCGTAGCATCTTTATGGAAAATGCTGTAGTGTCAACCAGTCCTACATCTGATGGTAACGTGGCAATTGATTCTTTTCACCAATTTGCTGGAGTCAAGTGGTTACGAGACAAACCATTTACTAGATTTGAGGATGCAACTTGGCTTTTAGTTCAAAAGGCTGAAGAGGAGAAGCTCCTTCAAGTAACTATCAAGCTACCAGAAGTAGTTCTCGATAAGTTGATAAGCGATTCAAACGATTATTATCTGAGTGATGGAGTGAGCAGATCCGCTCAATTATGGAATGAACAGAGAAAATTGATTCTTCATGATGCGTTCTACAATTTTCTTCTACCTTCGATGGAAAAGGAAGGTAGATCTCTTCTGACTGCTAGAGCAAAAACCTGGTTGCTATGGGAATTTGGAAAGCTGTTGTGGGACAAAGTGTCTGTGGCGCCGTTTCAGCGAAAAGAAAATGATGTCAATACGGATGAAGAAGCAGCACCCAGGGTTATGGCTTGCTGCTGGGGTCCTAGTAAGCCAGCTACTACTTTTGTCATGCTGGATGCAGCTGGAGAGATTTTAGATGTGTTGAATGCTCCATCACTCAGCCTTAACAATCAGAATGCTAATGCTCAGCAACGTAAGAGAAATGATCAGCAACGGGTGCAGAAATTTATGATGGACCACCAACCACATGTCGTCTCTCTAGGGGCAGCTAATTTGTCTTGTACTCGGCTGAAGGAAGATATTTACGAGGTAACATGGTCGAACTATTTCTTATGTTTGTCTTTGCTTTTATGTATTCGAAATCATTATCCACCTTTTTGAATTCACCCTTTGGATGCTGAGCTTATTCTTTATGGTTGTGCTTCTTCTATTATCAGATTATATTCAAAATGGTGGAGGATAATCCGAGAGATGTTGGTCACAATATGGATAATTTGAATATTTTCTATGGTGACGAATCTCTTCCACGTCTATATGAAAATTCTCGCATATCTGTGGATCAGCTTCCCTCCCAGGAAGGTAATAaactttttttttgttgatattTTCATATGTCAAGGTTGAAAAAAATTCTGTTATCCTTTAAAGGTTATGGGCATGTTGTGGCTCTTACCGATGGTTCTGACATTAATATTGAGGAAACCTATAGGATGCATGGAGATGTAGAAATAGATATGATTTTTTCCGTTCTTCAGGTATTATTAGACGTGCTGTGGCTCTGGGACGCTATCTTCAGAATCCATTAGCCATGGTTACAACATTATGTGGGCCAGGTAGGGAGATATTATCTTGGAAACTACATCCTTTCGAGAATTTTCTCACTCCTGATGAGAAGTATGGGATGGTTGAACAAGTTATGGTGGATGTAACTAACCAAGTTGGTCTTGACGTTAACTTGGCTTCCAGTCACGAATGGTTGTTTGCTCCTCTGCAGTTTATTTCTGGGCTTGGACCCAGAAAAGCAGCTTCTCTCCAAAGGTCTTTAGTAAGAGCTGGAGCCATTTTCACTAGGAAAGACCTGTTGACACATCATGGTCTTGGTAAAAAGGTTTTCATTAATGCAGTTGGATTCCTTCGAGTCCGTCGTAGCGGATTGACATCCAGTAGTACtcaatttattgatttgttagaTGATACAAGAATTCATCCAGAGTTTTACGGCCTTGCTCAAGAGCTGGCCAAAGATATTTACCGGGAGGATGTCAATGATGATGgcaatgatgatgatgatgatatgcTGGAAATGGCCATTGAACATGTCAGGGAAAAGCCTCAGTTATTGAGGGCCGTCGATGTTAATGAATATGCCTATCAGAAAAATCGTTTGAACCGAAAAGAAACCCTGAATGATATAAGATTGGAATTAATTGAAGGATTCCAAGATCGTCGCAGAACATATGTAGAACCTAGTCAGGATGATGAATTTTACATGATCTCAGGAGAAACTGAAGAAACTTTATCGGAAGGAAGAATCGTACAAGCAACGGTGCGAAGGATTCAACCTCAAAGAGCTATTTGTGTCCTTGAATCTGGATTGACTGGCATGCTCAGCAAGGAAGATATTGCTGATGATTGGCGGGATATTAATGATTTATCTGATAAACTTCATGAAGGTGATATTATAACATgcaaaatcaaatcaattcaaaaAAATCGTTATCAGGTGTTCTTAACTTGTAGAGAAAGTGAAATGAGGAATAACCGCTTCCAGAGCCATCGGGGTATGGATCCTTACTATCATGAAGAACGCAGCACCTCACACACTGAGCAAGAAAAAGCTCGTAAAGAAAAGGAGCTTGCAAATAAGCATTTTAAGCCAAGGATGATTGTCCACCCTCGATTCCAAAATATTACAGCTGATGAAGCAGTAGAGGTGTGTTATCAGTCTCCAAGTAGCGTATcatgatatattatttttgCCTCTGTTGCATTTCATATGTGCTGATATGTAATGCTTCCATGAGTACAGTCCACTTCATTGATAATGTGATTTATCTCATGATTTTCGATTGTGGATGCTGTTAAGAAAAGAGTGCGAGTGCAATTCAAATTGTGGAAGCATCTATTACATTTCTTAGTTTGTGGATGTTGAcatttgtttatagaattataaGTGGTCCTTTTATGTATTTCATTGACTTAGACACCAAAACATGATCGTGCAAATTTTAAACTGGAAGTATGTATCTGTGTGTGTACATCAGATTCTTTTACAACAGTAGAAACGTTCACGCTTTTTGGCGAATACCTCGTGATTTTGTTTTAAACTTCTATGTGATACGTGCAATATATTTTCAAGCACAATATATTACATACTTCTGCTTTACAGTAGAGGCATACTTTGATTTTCTGTAGCCATCAGGGTTTCTTCCTTTTCCAAACAATTAGAAATCCGTGATAATATTTCCTCTATGTTTGTTTTGATAAATTTAGCTTTTTTTGGGTGCGTTCATCCTTCCTTTTTCCAATTGTGGACAGTTTCTTTCAAACAAGGATCCTGGTGAAAGCGTCATCCGTCCAAACGTTCGTGGTCCTTCACATTTGACTTTAACATTGAAAATCTATGATGGGGTTTATGCAAACAAGGACATAGTTGAAGGTGGGAAGGAACACAAGGACATCACAAGCTTGCTTCGAATAGGAAAAACATTGAAAATTGGAGAGGACACCTTTGAGGATCTTGATGAGGTAATTAACCCGAGCCTTTTATTTGAACAATTGATGAATTATTGATTTGGCAAATGTATCccaaataatttcaaatgatgtCTCAGGGAGGTTGTAAGTTGCAATTTTGGGTTTACCAtccattatttttttttcttttcccttTTAATGACGCTGAATCTGTATGGGGATTGGGGAACTAACAATTTTTCATGGGGATGGAAAAGAAGCAACTTTTTGTTTATGCTGTGGTACAATTTTAGCTGATTTTTGAAGACGTGGATCTTTATACTGGAGAAGATCCTTCTTGCTTGTCGTGTGCCTGTTCTCTTATAAGCCAATTGATATTTAACAAAAAAGACTCAGTGTTCCTCAAACTCAATTAGTGATGAAATTCACTTTTCTCCACACTATTCAACATTGAATATTCAACTTTTGTCTGTAACTTTGCACTTTGTGTTGTTCTAGTTTAATGGGTTCTTTTTTTAAGTTCTGCATTCTTTGCTTAGACCTCGTACCCATTCATACTGGCACTGCATTGGATTTTATGTGAGCAGCTAGCGATGGCAATTGTACAATGTTGCATGTTGTTTATCATGGTATGTGTTTTTCATTCAGGTAATGGATCGATATCTGGATCCATTGGTAGCTCATTTGAAGGCAATGCTTAATTACAGAAAGTTTAGGAGGGGCACTAAATATGAAGTTGATGAGCTCCTTAGAATCGAGAAATCTGAGAATCCAATGAGAATCGTCTATTGCTTTGGTATATCTTATGAACATCCTGGCACATTCATCTTAACTTACATCCGATGTTCAAATCCACATCACGAATACATAGGTCTCTATCCGAAGGGATTTAAATTCCGGAAGCGAATGTTTGAGGACATAGACCGTCTTGTGGCATATTTCCAGAGACACATTGACGATCCTCTTGATTCTGCACCATCAATTCGATCTGTTGCCGCTATGGTTCCAATGAGAAGTCCTGCAACTGGCGGCTCATCTGGTTTTGGTGGAGGTTGGGGTGGTTCAGCACAGGATGACAGGTGGAGAGGTGACCAATCTATGGACCGAGATAGGACTTCTAGAACAGGTAAGCCTGAATGTTAAGCTTCGGTCTCGTTGCATTTATTTATGTTGTATTCCATTTTGGAGACGAGATGTTCTACTTTAAGATAACTAATGCACTTGGGTAGGAAAACTCTTTTATCGAAAGTGtttctatgtttttttttttgaaaacgaaaagaagtgATATTTCAATGGAGAATCCTTTTTTCTATTTTACAAAAAGCGTCTTGCAAGAAGCCAAAAGCCAGAAGAATTGGTTTCGTGGTTTttaaactatattttaaaatttataatcacTTACGTTTTTATCTATCATATACTTGGAGAAACCAAGAGAAATGAAGTTTTTTGTAAATTACTTTTCGGACGATTTTTTTATGTTGTGACTACAAATGTGTTTTTCCAGCAGGGAGAGGTGAGTATAGAAATGGTGGTGGCCCGGAGGGTCATCCCAGTGGGGCTCCTAGATCATACGGTAGCCGCGGACGTTTGCGTGAACGAGGCTCATATGGTGGTAGTAGGGGAGACAGGTAGGAGTCACAAAGGTGTTGATGGTAGAGAGATTGGCAGTGCTGGAATACTTAGCCTTGCCCTCGTAAGTTATCTCATATGGTGGTAGTAGGGGAGGCAGGTAGGAGTCACAAAGGTGGTGATGGCTGGAATACTTAGCCTTGCCCTCGTAAGTTATACTTTTCGGTGCTCTCGATAGATCAGGTATAATATTTATTCCAACTACCTCAACTCAACATttgtgtattattattattattttcataaaGCAATGGAAATAAACCTTTTGGAAGTTGGATTAGACtcgattattttaagttgattaTATCGAAGGGATGCATTTCAATCATATTCGCAAAGACGTTTATGCAATACTGCAAGACCAAAAAAATGAGATTATAAATTATTACTTCTTGTTTTTAGCTAAATGCCTTGGTTTCATGAAAAcggtaaaattttaattaatagattctcttaaatttttgtttctcCTGATCAGATGCTCCACTTTtcaatgaattcatttctttaGTTCAACCAAaccaaaataaattattataatcgATAGTAAATTGTGCAAGGATATGTATGGGCCGGGAATCGAGAAGATGCATCTTCCTCGCCAAATCTTCAGATGGAACACAAATGGATaatgataaattttataaaaaaattctattagattttactattatttaattaattttacaataattaataactacattgtttttaaaaatataggtTATATACACGCCTATTAAATTGTCATATGGGGGCTTTGTAACGTTTCCTCTCCaagaatttaaatatttatttatgttctacatttgattaaatatactagattatttttatcttttataatttaatacaaaTCAATAGTAATAACAATATTAATCGCTCTTTTTTTTCAGTAAATAATCTAACATTTTATTTACTCAAAAAAgtatatttgattttttgtatggaaacatataaattatacataaaaaaatgATTCCGTTAGCACTATGCTTTGTTTAACTCACTTCCAATCAAGCTTTTATCGATCGATTGATCCCCCACGAACTGAATCGATGAGGAGCCATGGCAGGTGGATTCAGCAAACTAAATGAAACAAGAAGCGAGGTTGCAGACAATATtataagaaacaaaaatcattttaaaggTATTTTGTTACAAACTAAGCATAGAAGAGTATAATCATAGAACAAACCACATCCAACTTACCATTATTTCACTTTTCATAGGTTTAATCCCCCGCAAACGTTCTTGTCTTTGTCCAGTCACAAGTTCCAAAACCAGAACAGAACAAAAACAACTTAAGAGCTAAGAGATCACAATTCTATGAAAACTAACCATGTTAAAGCAAAATCCGCAAAACAATAAAAATTGATGCTCGACAAAAGAGAGGCAGAAGGTGACAAATATTCAACAAGAAATGTGGAGTTATCCACTATAGATCACCTCAGACACCCTTAGAACTCGACTGACCTCATACATTCTCCATAATCGATTTCTTAAAGCAACTGCACATTGGTAATTCTTGAAGCTGTATTTGTTCCTGCATTGTGATGAATCTTTTGATGCATAATTCACTTGTTTGCTCATATATGAAGGTGCATCATCTTTCATCCTGAACAGGAAAAAATGTCAACTTTTCAAAAAGTGCTGATTATCCAAGATGCATCGAAGAATCTCACCGTTTCACTGAGACATGTTCTGCGGAATTTCTCTCTTTGTTCCGGTTATATTATCAAGCTTCTTGGAATCATTCAAGCTTTTAGGAAAGACAGAAAATACGTACTCTGAACTTGACATGTCATTCCGAGTAAGTATTCGTAACTGATTATTGGATTATGATATTCATGTGACGCTGCATATTAGCAAGCTGAGAGTTGCTGTTGGATATGCCAAGAAGCAACACGCGATTCTTCCAGGGTACTTGAACCATCTTATCATGCCTCATTAAAACAAGAAATCGTACTTGCTAAAAGGAAATTTCATATGGATACTCTTGGGGTGCAACAATTGTCTCTACGATATAATGGTTGAAACATAGTTATTAAGCTGCCAAgcaatttagaaaattttacaCCTTTACCATCTTATAGCTTTAGATAGATCAACAAACGTTTGGTTCTTAAGATGCAAATTTGATCTCGTATACTTGCtagattttgtcaagttaatAAAGCTAAACCTGATCTTAGACTCTGGTTAAAGATATTTTGATAAATGTACTTCCTATTTCAATCGTAACAAATTTCATTCAAAGCTCCAGCTTGACAGATACTTGGTTCTTGCAATCTGTTACTTGCAGGCAACTaaaaaaataagtaaaataCTTCACAGAGAACCTGGCATGTGGAATATCTAGGATAAGACAAGATAAGAACATCGAGATCATAAAAGCACCTCAGCAGGTAACTGAATTTGGCATGTCATCTTCAGGCACAGGGCAAGAGACAAACTCTAACCAGGAAAACTGTAAGAGATTAATTCCCTCGAAGTTTCATTAATAAATACAGTAAGTACATTGTGTTAGCTATTAACTTTCAATATCTGAATCAGCAGGGAACCTATCGAGTGACACATTCCCTGGTTCTGCTTGTTCGTTGTGCATGAATAGGACTTGGATTGGACAAAAGAGCCAATTCACTTGTATGGAACTTCACTCTGCAACAAAAGAATTTTCTCAAAACAATTTGTTATCCGATCATGGAAGGAAGTTATACAAAGGAGTATTAAATGATCAGAGTAATGTTTTGATCTGGGAGCAACTTTCGGTCTCAATCATGAAGAGGAGTTTGAGAGAGAAGTTAAGAGCCTTGGAAAAGTCAGATATGAATGGCAATGATTATAGGATATTGTTCTGAAGGACAACAAAGGATGCTGGTATATGAATGTGTGTAATGGTTCTTTGAACTGGCATTTATCAAGTAAGTAGACAGTATACTTCTTCAGTTACACGTCTAGTCGAATAAAATCAGAGTTTCTTCTTAGTTCTTACTCAATTTATAATCTATTTCTTCAGACAAAAGCAGAGACTTAACATGGGAAAGAAGAATGACTATAGCATGTGGAGCAGCTAAAGGTTTAGAACTTTTGCACAGAGAAAGTATATATGGAAGCATGAGGCCTAGCAACATCCTCCTTACCCACGACTATAAGACATTGGTAAGATTAATCGGTTCACTGTAACTGCATAATGCACAGACGTAAGGCAAAATATTGGTGTATCTCATTCTATCTACCATGTAAAACATATCAGCGTTCTTGCTATGGACTTGCTATGAATAAATACAAGGACTTGAGACAATATTCTGAATCTTTGGTACTGAAGACTTTCGAACATTTGGCACCAGTATACGGGAAATCTGGAATAGATTTAATCAAAGCAGATGTATTTTCATTTGGGGTTGTTCTTTTGGAGCTGATCACTGGGCGAAAAAGCTTAGAAGACACAGATGGGGAAAGCTTCTGGAGATGGGTAATAACATTGAAATTATTCTCATAACCTTTACATGGCTCTCACAATAAAATCTGAGGGGCTGCTGTATATGAATGATCTAAATCTATTTTCTTGCAGGGAAGACCACTTCTAAGACAAAAGAAGTACAAGGAATTGATAGATCCGATGTTACAAGATTCAGTTGATGTTTTTCAACTCTACTGGATGGTTCACGTGATAGATAATGCCTTAGCTGGGATCCCAACAATCGGTACTCAATAAAGAGGTGGGCCTCCTCTCCTCCATCTTTAGTGATCCAAATTTGATCAATCACCAGGTTTGATCACCAAATTCCTTGAAGAAGCTTAAGGCTTCAGGCTTTCTCTTAGT
The sequence above is a segment of the Primulina tabacum isolate GXHZ01 chromosome 6, ASM2559414v2, whole genome shotgun sequence genome. Coding sequences within it:
- the LOC142548330 gene encoding putative serine/threonine-protein kinase PBL7; its protein translation is MNVCNGSLNWHLSNKSRDLTWERRMTIACGAAKGLELLHRESIYGSMRPSNILLTHDYKTLRSCYGLAMNKYKDLRQYSESLVLKTFEHLAPVYGKSGIDLIKADVFSFGVVLLELITGRKSLEDTDGESFWRWGRPLLRQKKYKELIDPMLQDSVDVFQLYWMVHVIDNALAGIPTIDIYLFAIWKSTTTVFISSGDEPNRTLNEKWEEEENFEPNVKVATILVDKLSDDQPQNKAIYMEVRRNFVG
- the LOC142548412 gene encoding transcription elongation factor SPT6 homolog isoform X1 — protein: MAGNTVISDDEDEIGVEEEEIDEETYGDRTHDGDGDGDEDDEDDEEGQDEYEKDGFIVDDVDEEEGEEEENRADSDEERQKKKKRKKRDSERNYVLDEDDYELLQESNISVPRPKLESKKFKRLKKARRDVEEGSSGFSDEEEFDGNGIGGRTAEEKLKRSLFGDDDGQPLEDIAEEDEQAEEEEDVDIGEEDEMADFIVDEEEVDEHGAPVRRKKPKKSRQRPGILSSALQEAHEIFGDVEDLLRIRKLEVRDRYGETDKRSLEDQFDPSVLSEKYMTEKDDRIREIDIPERMQISEEGTGQPAIDDLNIELEREWIFNQLVGGVVPPLMNKRGSAAEDLNEVKSHIARFLELMHVQKLDIPFIAMYRKEEIFSLLQEPDEPEADIQNDPNWRPTLKWHKVLWTIHDLDKKWLLLQKRKSALQLYYNKRFEEESRRVYDETQLFLNQQLFESVSKSLKAADSERELDDVDSKFNLHFPPGEVVLDEGQFKRPKRKSQYSICSKAGLWEVANKFGYSSEQFGLQISLEKMRMDELEDAKETPEEMASNFTCAMFETSQAVLKGARHMAAVEISCEPCVRRHVRSIFMENAVVSTSPTSDGNVAIDSFHQFAGVKWLRDKPFTRFEDATWLLVQKAEEEKLLQVTIKLPEVVLDKLISDSNDYYLSDGVSRSAQLWNEQRKLILHDAFYNFLLPSMEKEGRSLLTARAKTWLLWEFGKLLWDKVSVAPFQRKENDVNTDEEAAPRVMACCWGPSKPATTFVMLDAAGEILDVLNAPSLSLNNQNANAQQRKRNDQQRVQKFMMDHQPHVVSLGAANLSCTRLKEDIYEIIFKMVEDNPRDVGHNMDNLNIFYGDESLPRLYENSRISVDQLPSQEGIIRRAVALGRYLQNPLAMVTTLCGPGREILSWKLHPFENFLTPDEKYGMVEQVMVDVTNQVGLDVNLASSHEWLFAPLQFISGLGPRKAASLQRSLVRAGAIFTRKDLLTHHGLGKKVFINAVGFLRVRRSGLTSSSTQFIDLLDDTRIHPEFYGLAQELAKDIYREDVNDDGNDDDDDMLEMAIEHVREKPQLLRAVDVNEYAYQKNRLNRKETLNDIRLELIEGFQDRRRTYVEPSQDDEFYMISGETEETLSEGRIVQATVRRIQPQRAICVLESGLTGMLSKEDIADDWRDINDLSDKLHEGDIITCKIKSIQKNRYQVFLTCRESEMRNNRFQSHRGMDPYYHEERSTSHTEQEKARKEKELANKHFKPRMIVHPRFQNITADEAVEFLSNKDPGESVIRPNVRGPSHLTLTLKIYDGVYANKDIVEGGKEHKDITSLLRIGKTLKIGEDTFEDLDEVMDRYLDPLVAHLKAMLNYRKFRRGTKYEVDELLRIEKSENPMRIVYCFGISYEHPGTFILTYIRCSNPHHEYIGLYPKGFKFRKRMFEDIDRLVAYFQRHIDDPLDSAPSIRSVAAMVPMRSPATGGSSGFGGGWGGSAQDDRWRGDQSMDRDRTSRTAGRGEYRNGGGPEGHPSGAPRSYGSRGRLRERGSYGGSRGDR
- the LOC142548412 gene encoding transcription elongation factor SPT6 homolog isoform X2, which codes for MAGNTVISDDEDEIGVEEEEIDEETYGDRTHDGDGDGDEDDEDDEEGQDEYEKDGFIVDDVDEEEGEEEENRADSDEERQKKKKRKKRDSERNYVLDEDDYELLQESNISVPRPKLESKKFKRLKKARRDVEEGSSGFSDEEEFDGNGIGGRTAEEKLKRSLFGDDDGQPLEDIAEEDEQAEEEEDVDIGEEDEMADFIVDEEEVDEHGAPVRRKKPKKSRQRPGILSSALQEAHEIFGDVEDLLRIRKLEVRDRYGETDKRSLEDQFDPSVLSEKYMTEKDDRIREIDIPERMQISEEGTGQPAIDDLNIELEREWIFNQLVGGVVPPLMNKRGSAAEDLNEVKSHIARFLELMHVQKLDIPFIAMYRKEEIFSLLQEPDEPEADIQNDPNWRPTLKWHKVLWTIHDLDKKWLLLQKRKSALQLYYNKRFEEESRRVYDETQLFLNQQLFESVSKSLKAADSERELDDVDSKFNLHFPPGEVVLDEGQFKRPKRKSQYSICSKAGLWEVANKFGYSSEQFGLQISLEKMRMDELEDAKETPEEMASNFTCAMFETSQAVLKGARHMAAVEISCEPCVRRHVRSIFMENAVVSTSPTSDGNVAIDSFHQFAGVKWLRDKPFTRFEDATWLLVQKAEEEKLLQVTIKLPEVVLDKLISDSNDYYLSDGVSRSAQLWNEQRKLILHDAFYNFLLPSMEKEGRSLLTARAKTWLLWEFGKLLWDKVSVAPFQRKENDVNTDEEAAPRVMACCWGPSKPATTFVMLDAAGEILDVLNAPSLSLNNQNANAQQRKRNDQQRVQKFMMDHQPHVVSLGAANLSCTRLKEDIYEIIFKMVEDNPRDVGHNMDNLNIFYGDESLPRLYENSRISVDQLPSQEGIIRRAVALGRYLQNPLAMVTTLCGPGREILSWKLHPFENFLTPDEKYGMVEQVMVDVTNQVGLDVNLASSHEWLFAPLQFISGLGPRKAASLQRSLVRAGAIFTRKDLLTHHGLGKKVFINAVGFLRVRRSGLTSSSTQFIDLLDDTRIHPEFYGLAQELAKDIYREDVNDDGNDDDDDMLEMAIEHVREKPQLLRAVDVNEYAYQKNRLNRKETLNDIRLELIEGFQDRRRTYVEPSQDDEFYMISGETEETLSEGRIVQATVRRIQPQRAICVLESGLTGMLSKEDIADDWRDINDLSDKLHEGDIITCKIKSIQKNRYQVFLTCRESEMRNNRFQSHRGMDPYYHEERSTSHTEQEKARKEKELANKHFKPRMIVHPRFQNITADEAVEFLSNKDPGESVIRPNVRGPSHLTLTLKIYDGVYANKDIVEGGKEHKDITSLLRIGKTLKIGEDTFEDLDEVMDRYLDPLVAHLKAMLNYRKFRRGTKYEVDELLRIEKSENPMRIVYCFGISYEHPGTFILTYIRCSNPHHEYIGLYPKGFKFRKRMFEDIDRLVAYFQRHIDDPLDSAPSIRSVAAMVPMRSPATGGSSGFGGGWGGSAQDDRWRGDQSMDRDRTSRTGRGEYRNGGGPEGHPSGAPRSYGSRGRLRERGSYGGSRGDR